From a region of the Geminocystis sp. M7585_C2015_104 genome:
- the trpC gene encoding indole-3-glycerol phosphate synthase TrpC, whose product MEIRRQNPAPIVTVDNLRYQVKVPEGEPRNILEKIVWHKEEEVEKMREKLPLQELRKQVEELANPPLDFLASIKNSPRKPALIAEVKKASPSKGVIRPDFNPTAIAQAYERGGAACISVLTDEEFFQGSFDYLASIRQTVSLPLLCKDFIIYPYQVYLARLKGADAVLLIAAILRDSDLRYFLKIIHSLGMTALVEVHTLEELERVLQIEGVRLIGINNRNLQDFSVDLNTTRQLLAKKGDIIRQRGITVVSESGLYTKKDLDYVHNAGADAVLIGESLMGQSDQEKAIEQLYQPC is encoded by the coding sequence ATGGAAATTCGTCGTCAAAATCCCGCCCCAATAGTCACAGTAGACAATTTGCGTTATCAAGTAAAAGTGCCCGAGGGGGAACCAAGGAACATTCTAGAGAAGATCGTCTGGCACAAGGAAGAAGAAGTAGAAAAAATGCGGGAAAAACTGCCTCTACAAGAGCTACGCAAACAAGTAGAGGAGTTGGCCAATCCCCCCTTAGACTTTCTGGCTAGTATAAAAAACTCGCCCCGTAAACCGGCCTTAATTGCCGAAGTAAAAAAAGCCTCCCCCAGTAAGGGTGTAATTCGTCCTGACTTCAATCCCACTGCCATTGCCCAGGCCTATGAGAGGGGTGGCGCGGCTTGTATTTCCGTTTTGACAGATGAGGAGTTTTTCCAGGGCAGTTTTGATTATCTGGCCAGTATTCGACAAACTGTTTCTTTGCCCCTTTTGTGCAAGGACTTTATCATTTACCCCTATCAGGTTTATTTAGCGCGTTTAAAGGGGGCAGATGCCGTTTTGCTCATTGCCGCTATTTTAAGGGATAGTGATTTGCGTTATTTCCTCAAAATCATTCACAGTCTAGGAATGACTGCTTTGGTGGAGGTGCACACCCTCGAGGAGTTAGAGCGGGTTTTACAAATAGAGGGGGTGAGGCTGATTGGCATTAACAACCGGAATCTACAGGACTTCAGTGTAGACTTAAACACCACCCGGCAGCTGCTGGCCAAAAAGGGGGACATTATTCGTCAAAGAGGCATTACCGTTGTCAGTGAGTCGGGATTGTATACCAAAAAAGACTTAGATTATGTCCATAATGCTGGCGCCGATGCAGTGTTAATCGGCGAGTCTTTAATGGGCCAATCAGACCAAGAGAAGGCCATAGAACAACTCTATCAGCCCTGTTGA
- the efp gene encoding elongation factor P, producing the protein MISSNDFRPGVTIELEGSVWKVVEFLHVKPGKGSAFVRTKLKNAQTGNVIERTFRAGEMVPQANLEKRVMQHTYKDGDDYVFMDMESFEEFRLSASQIGEKSKYLKEGMEVNILFWKNNVLDVELPNSVVLEVVETDPGVRGDTATGGSKPAILETGAQIMVPLFVAVGDKVRVDTRTDTYLGRE; encoded by the coding sequence ATGATTTCCAGTAACGACTTTCGCCCCGGTGTTACAATAGAATTAGAAGGTAGTGTATGGAAAGTGGTAGAATTCCTCCATGTGAAACCAGGTAAGGGCTCAGCTTTCGTGCGGACGAAGTTGAAAAACGCCCAGACGGGAAACGTGATTGAAAGGACATTCCGTGCCGGGGAAATGGTACCCCAGGCTAACTTGGAAAAACGTGTAATGCAACACACCTACAAAGATGGGGACGACTATGTGTTCATGGATATGGAGAGTTTTGAAGAGTTTAGACTCTCTGCCTCACAAATAGGGGAGAAGTCTAAATACCTGAAAGAGGGAATGGAAGTGAATATTCTGTTTTGGAAAAATAATGTATTAGACGTGGAACTGCCTAACTCTGTGGTGCTGGAGGTGGTAGAAACAGATCCAGGGGTGAGGGGAGATACGGCGACAGGAGGGTCAAAACCGGCCATCTTGGAAACCGGTGCTCAGATTATGGTGCCCCTGTTTGTGGCTGTGGGAGATAAGGTTAGAGTGGACACTAGGACAGATACTTACCTGGGTAGGGAGTAA
- a CDS encoding vitamin K epoxide reductase family protein — protein MLRYRQQSWLQKKSRFLIGAIAIVGLILTLYLTISKMAGGSVACDASQGASGGCNSVLDSPYAYPLDPMGKTGPPLSLFGALAYFGMATFALCPLFVNPEQNKQLRQKLEDWTWWFMLVGAFVMASVSSYLMYVLAFKLQTLCYYCIGSALFSFSLLLLTLLGHHWEDIGQVVFTGVIVVLLSLVTTLGVYARVEPQTPSGVSTEMAQGGKIRIPRATTQPVPPIGWAITTKSGAAEIALAEHLAKSGAVMYSAYWCPHCYEQKQLFGKEAFAKLKTVECDPEGLKAEPQKCRDAKIKAFPTWIINGRVYEGVLTLDDLATLTGYKGNRNFRYTL, from the coding sequence ATGCTTCGTTACCGTCAACAGTCTTGGCTACAAAAAAAATCCCGTTTTCTCATTGGCGCCATTGCCATTGTAGGTTTGATTCTAACCCTTTATTTGACTATTAGTAAAATGGCCGGGGGTTCAGTGGCTTGCGACGCCTCCCAAGGGGCCAGTGGCGGTTGTAACAGCGTCTTGGATAGTCCTTATGCCTACCCGTTAGATCCTATGGGGAAAACAGGCCCCCCCTTGAGTCTTTTCGGAGCACTAGCCTATTTTGGCATGGCCACTTTTGCCCTCTGTCCCCTGTTTGTAAACCCTGAGCAGAATAAACAACTACGCCAAAAACTGGAAGACTGGACTTGGTGGTTTATGTTGGTGGGGGCCTTTGTCATGGCCTCTGTCAGCAGTTATTTGATGTATGTTTTGGCCTTCAAACTCCAAACATTATGTTACTACTGTATTGGCTCGGCCCTCTTTTCGTTTAGTCTCCTCCTGCTCACCCTCCTTGGCCACCACTGGGAGGACATAGGACAGGTGGTTTTTACGGGAGTTATCGTAGTCTTACTTAGTTTAGTGACTACCCTGGGGGTGTACGCCCGGGTTGAGCCTCAGACTCCTAGTGGTGTTAGCACAGAAATGGCACAGGGGGGAAAAATTCGCATCCCTAGGGCTACCACACAACCTGTGCCTCCCATTGGCTGGGCAATTACCACCAAGTCCGGGGCGGCAGAAATAGCCTTGGCCGAACATTTGGCCAAATCGGGGGCGGTTATGTATTCTGCTTACTGGTGCCCCCACTGTTATGAGCAAAAACAGTTATTCGGCAAGGAGGCCTTTGCTAAACTGAAAACCGTAGAATGTGATCCGGAAGGCCTAAAGGCTGAGCCCCAGAAGTGCAGAGATGCCAAAATCAAGGCCTTTCCCACCTGGATTATCAACGGAAGGGTATATGAGGGGGTTTTAACCTTGGATGATTTGGCCACCTTGACTGGCTACAAGGGCAATCGGAATTTCCGTTATACCCTATAG
- a CDS encoding BtpA/SgcQ family protein, which translates to MITEKIFAKKKPVIGVVHLLPLPTSPRWGGNLKAVIERAEQEATALAAGGVDGIIVENFFDAPFPKDRVDPAVVSAMTIIVDRIMNLVMLPIGLNVLRNDAHSALAIAACVGAQFIRVNVYTGVMATDQGLIEGKAHELQKYRRELGKDIAIFADVLVKHARPLGTPNLTTAVQDTIERGLADAVILSGWATGLPPSLEDLELAKEAAKDTPVLVGSGANWENIGQLLTIADGVIVASSLKRNGKIEEPIDPIRVAQFVEAANSIPPSPTSSSFKTKVS; encoded by the coding sequence ATGATAACAGAGAAGATTTTTGCTAAGAAAAAACCGGTTATTGGTGTAGTTCACTTGTTGCCTTTGCCCACTTCGCCAAGATGGGGGGGGAATTTAAAGGCAGTAATTGAAAGAGCTGAACAGGAGGCTACGGCTTTGGCAGCTGGTGGGGTGGATGGGATTATCGTGGAGAATTTTTTCGATGCCCCCTTCCCCAAAGATAGAGTTGATCCGGCCGTGGTAAGTGCCATGACCATCATCGTGGACAGGATTATGAATCTGGTCATGCTGCCCATCGGCCTGAATGTCCTACGCAATGACGCTCACAGTGCCCTTGCCATTGCTGCCTGTGTGGGGGCTCAGTTTATCAGGGTCAACGTCTACACCGGCGTCATGGCTACTGATCAGGGTCTCATAGAAGGTAAAGCTCATGAACTACAAAAATATCGACGAGAATTAGGGAAGGACATTGCCATCTTCGCTGACGTGCTGGTGAAACACGCCCGTCCTCTAGGAACTCCCAATTTAACCACAGCGGTACAAGACACCATTGAGAGGGGGTTGGCAGATGCGGTGATTTTGTCGGGGTGGGCCACCGGGTTGCCTCCCAGTCTAGAAGACCTAGAGTTGGCCAAGGAGGCGGCCAAGGACACCCCTGTATTAGTAGGCAGTGGGGCCAATTGGGAAAACATTGGACAACTACTAACCATTGCCGACGGTGTGATTGTAGCCAGTTCTCTAAAGCGCAATGGCAAGATAGAGGAGCCCATCGATCCCATCAGGGTAGCTCAGTTTGTAGAGGCGGCCAACAGTATACCCCCCTCCCCTACCTCCTCCTCTTTCAAGACGAAGGTATCATGA
- a CDS encoding DUF4230 domain-containing protein codes for MTPWKSAKKFPLFFLPAFFGVGAIAIWQGTVTFWHNLVSTFTPTVVTPAITDSYSLLQQIRSVGHLVTTVFSMETIVPASSQRVIGKWVIGETKLLYLARGEVKAGIDLSQLQPQHLQVTGDRITIQLPPPQILDSKIDVNNSRVYHYDRGFLNLGPDNAPQLQALAQQHTLQKITVAACQQDILTQANEKAVTIVEQLLKNSGYNRVEVKTSPSSCPLNSPQ; via the coding sequence ATGACCCCTTGGAAAAGTGCGAAAAAATTTCCCCTCTTCTTCCTCCCCGCTTTCTTCGGCGTTGGTGCCATTGCCATCTGGCAGGGCACTGTAACATTTTGGCACAATCTAGTTTCCACCTTTACCCCTACTGTTGTCACCCCTGCTATCACAGACTCCTATTCTCTTCTCCAACAAATTCGCTCTGTAGGGCATCTGGTTACTACTGTGTTCTCGATGGAGACCATTGTGCCTGCCTCCTCCCAAAGAGTAATCGGCAAATGGGTGATTGGCGAAACCAAGTTGCTGTATCTGGCTAGGGGGGAGGTGAAAGCCGGCATAGATTTGAGTCAGTTACAACCACAACACCTCCAAGTCACAGGTGATAGGATTACAATCCAACTGCCCCCCCCACAAATTCTAGACAGCAAAATCGATGTCAACAACTCTCGGGTATACCACTACGATCGTGGTTTCCTCAATCTAGGTCCAGATAATGCCCCACAACTACAAGCCCTTGCCCAACAACATACCCTCCAAAAAATCACTGTCGCCGCCTGTCAACAAGACATTCTCACCCAGGCCAACGAAAAAGCTGTTACCATTGTGGAACAATTACTTAAAAACTCCGGCTATAACCGTGTGGAAGTCAAAACTAGCCCCTCCTCTTGTCCTCTGAATTCTCCCCAATAG